The following are from one region of the Methanospirillum hungatei genome:
- a CDS encoding DUF6438 domain-containing protein, translated as MNRGIEITLERGMCFGSCPVYSVTLTENGTVQWVGKQFVEVTGEATDHIDPALVMNLSDTITAAGFFEMNNTYIGYDITDMPSVILTVRNNTTTKQIEHYHGDLSAPFNLTMIEDEVDIVAQSTRWIGNPTLNEGTWGEPI; from the coding sequence ATGAACCGGGGAATTGAGATAACCCTGGAGAGAGGGATGTGTTTTGGGTCATGTCCGGTATATTCAGTAACTCTTACCGAAAATGGAACCGTACAATGGGTAGGGAAACAATTTGTTGAAGTTACCGGAGAGGCGACAGATCATATTGATCCAGCCCTGGTCATGAATCTTTCCGATACCATAACCGCCGCTGGTTTTTTTGAAATGAATAACACCTACATCGGGTATGATATCACGGATATGCCATCTGTCATCCTTACGGTCCGAAATAATACAACCACAAAACAGATTGAGCATTATCACGGGGATCTCTCTGCACCATTTAATCTTACCATGATAGAAGATGAAGTGGATATTGTAGCACAATCCACCAGATGGATTGGAAACCCAACACTCAACGAAGGAACCTGGGGAGAACCCATCTAA
- a CDS encoding tetratricopeptide repeat protein, whose translation MSAAAFIPILFITALTPSGALFVSDTSSSDYPVYPFNPAYGDSEYDDGWSHGSLLSAPNWLLAQIDQNLMSTVLDQGVTPIPTEVPETFEGYIAEGYAGLEGGNYRAAYNSFKKAIELESTSSDAWYGAGIALESQKRYLSALEAYAKAITYAKGASSNWASYAGKGRVLYNLNRFSEAQTALEMAISQYENGGVNEPEELEEIYRLLEEITGKTGPSETVIPSSAYVPSSA comes from the coding sequence ATGTCAGCTGCAGCTTTCATACCAATACTATTTATCACTGCATTAACGCCATCAGGTGCATTATTTGTCAGTGATACATCATCCAGTGACTATCCGGTGTACCCTTTTAATCCAGCATACGGGGATAGCGAGTACGATGACGGATGGTCACATGGTAGTCTTCTATCTGCCCCGAACTGGCTGCTTGCACAGATAGATCAAAACCTCATGAGTACCGTGCTTGACCAGGGAGTAACTCCAATTCCAACTGAAGTCCCAGAGACCTTTGAAGGATATATTGCAGAAGGGTACGCAGGTCTTGAAGGTGGGAACTATCGTGCTGCATACAATTCATTCAAAAAAGCGATTGAACTTGAATCTACATCATCTGATGCCTGGTATGGAGCAGGTATTGCACTTGAAAGTCAGAAACGATATCTCTCTGCCCTTGAGGCATATGCAAAAGCTATCACCTATGCAAAAGGCGCATCATCTAACTGGGCTTCATATGCAGGAAAAGGAAGGGTATTGTATAATTTAAACCGGTTTAGTGAAGCTCAGACTGCCCTTGAAATGGCAATCTCCCAGTATGAGAATGGTGGTGTAAATGAGCCTGAAGAACTTGAGGAGATATACCGTCTTCTTGAGGAGATAACTGGAAAAACCGGACCCAGTGAAACAGTAATTCCATCGTCGGCATATGTCCCTTCTTCAGCATAA
- a CDS encoding tetratricopeptide repeat protein has translation MNYNFLYSAILLAGLILPAGVLGLDTSDDGWSRGNLLAAPNWLLAQFDDESKEMSKLDYFGTDLQTPTPKPPTYEDYVKEGWSYLEGGSFKDALNSFEKAINLNGTAPEAWYGRGLALENQKRYLSAIDAYTKAVSYAKNPDSSWGPNAGKGRAYIAIQQYKNAKESLTIAISQYEQAGEELPDELASMNQDLAKALEMLGEIDAAQNTLEKAL, from the coding sequence ATGAATTATAATTTCCTGTATTCAGCCATCTTACTGGCTGGGCTGATTCTACCTGCCGGAGTTCTCGGGCTTGATACCTCTGATGACGGATGGTCGCGTGGGAATCTTCTGGCAGCTCCAAACTGGCTGCTTGCACAGTTTGATGATGAATCAAAAGAGATGAGCAAACTTGACTATTTTGGAACTGACCTCCAGACACCAACCCCGAAACCACCCACATATGAGGATTATGTAAAAGAAGGGTGGAGTTATCTTGAAGGGGGAAGTTTTAAAGATGCACTGAACTCCTTTGAAAAGGCAATCAACCTGAATGGGACCGCACCTGAGGCATGGTACGGCAGGGGACTTGCTCTTGAAAACCAGAAACGGTACCTCTCAGCCATTGATGCATATACCAAGGCCGTCTCATATGCCAAAAATCCCGATTCCAGCTGGGGACCGAATGCAGGAAAGGGAAGAGCATACATTGCAATTCAGCAGTATAAAAACGCAAAAGAATCTCTGACAATTGCAATCAGTCAGTATGAACAGGCCGGAGAAGAACTCCCTGATGAACTCGCATCAATGAACCAGGACCTGGCCAAAGCACTTGAGATGCTTGGTGAGATTGACGCGGCACAGAATACTCTTGAAAAAGCATTATAA
- a CDS encoding AMP-binding protein — translation MVRFSITMDDDLTHRVDQECVVRQVSRSDWINEACTRQLRKLSGYGIYPCGESSPIIDDSPSPHRHNMQNYDETYRNFRIEVPEYFNFGFDVVDAWAKKDRNKIAMVWTNQEGAEKFFTFRDISRRSNEIVNMMIKYKISKGDRVIIMLHRVPEWWFMTVALIKIGAVYIPAPTMLTPKDLAYRVNTSEAKMVITDMENAHKVDEILDSCPTLHTKMVVDGARDGWLSYERELTYPAPVSSRIINLKGMRKTKSSDPMVIFFSSGTTGDPKMVLHSQAYPLGHIVTARFWHDVRNNDLHFTVSDTGWAKSAWGKLFGQWVEGAAIFVYDYRSKFNATELLPLIEKYGITTFCAPPTIYRMLIMADLRKYDFSELRHCVSAGELINPEVIKAWKDATGLEIYEGYGQTETVLCVGTFPCMEPKYGSMGKPSPGWVIELHDEDGKPVKPGEEGSIAIKTDPRPIGFFMEYWGNEEANTNSFRGGFYYTGDRAMMDNDGYFWFVGRDDDVIKASGYRIGPFEVESAIIEHQAVQEAAVIGSPDIIRGFVVKAFIVLKAGFEPSDKLARDIQEYVKSVTAPYKYPRKIEFVKELPKTISGKIKRKDLREIEMKRFEEEQKNGTGKSV, via the coding sequence ATGGTTCGGTTTTCAATAACGATGGATGATGATCTGACTCACCGGGTCGATCAGGAATGTGTTGTCAGACAGGTTTCACGCTCTGACTGGATAAATGAGGCATGTACCAGGCAGCTCCGAAAACTTTCCGGATATGGCATATATCCCTGTGGTGAGTCAAGCCCCATCATCGATGACTCTCCATCCCCCCACCGTCATAATATGCAAAATTATGACGAAACATACCGGAATTTTCGAATAGAAGTCCCGGAGTATTTTAATTTCGGGTTTGATGTAGTCGATGCCTGGGCAAAAAAAGACCGGAACAAAATAGCAATGGTCTGGACTAACCAGGAAGGAGCTGAAAAATTTTTTACATTCCGTGACATCTCCAGGAGATCAAATGAGATCGTCAACATGATGATCAAGTACAAGATCTCAAAAGGTGACCGGGTTATCATCATGCTTCACCGGGTGCCTGAATGGTGGTTTATGACCGTGGCCCTTATCAAGATAGGAGCGGTGTATATCCCGGCACCAACCATGCTCACACCAAAGGATCTTGCCTACCGGGTCAATACATCTGAAGCAAAGATGGTCATTACCGACATGGAAAACGCCCATAAGGTTGATGAGATTCTGGATTCATGTCCGACTCTTCATACAAAAATGGTAGTGGATGGTGCACGTGACGGCTGGCTTTCATATGAGCGAGAATTAACATACCCGGCTCCGGTGTCGTCACGGATCATCAATCTGAAAGGAATGCGAAAGACCAAGTCATCTGATCCCATGGTCATTTTCTTTTCATCCGGAACCACGGGTGATCCCAAGATGGTCCTGCATTCACAGGCATACCCGCTTGGTCATATAGTAACGGCACGGTTCTGGCATGATGTCAGAAACAATGACCTGCATTTTACCGTATCAGACACCGGATGGGCGAAGTCTGCATGGGGAAAACTGTTTGGTCAATGGGTCGAAGGGGCAGCAATCTTTGTGTATGATTACCGGAGCAAGTTTAATGCCACTGAGCTCCTCCCTCTCATCGAAAAATACGGGATTACAACATTTTGTGCACCACCGACCATCTACCGGATGCTGATCATGGCCGACCTTCGGAAGTATGACTTTTCTGAACTCCGTCATTGTGTCAGTGCCGGGGAGCTCATCAATCCGGAGGTCATTAAAGCATGGAAGGATGCAACCGGTCTTGAGATATACGAAGGGTATGGTCAGACCGAAACTGTCCTGTGTGTTGGTACCTTCCCCTGCATGGAGCCAAAGTATGGATCGATGGGAAAACCCTCCCCTGGCTGGGTCATTGAACTGCATGATGAGGATGGAAAACCGGTAAAACCAGGAGAGGAAGGATCAATTGCCATAAAAACCGATCCCCGTCCGATCGGATTTTTCATGGAATACTGGGGCAATGAAGAAGCAAACACGAATTCATTCAGAGGAGGTTTTTACTATACCGGCGATCGGGCAATGATGGACAATGACGGTTACTTCTGGTTTGTTGGCCGTGATGATGATGTCATAAAAGCCTCCGGATATCGTATCGGCCCATTTGAAGTTGAGAGTGCAATCATAGAGCACCAGGCAGTCCAGGAAGCAGCAGTTATCGGGTCTCCGGATATAATTCGTGGATTTGTTGTAAAGGCGTTCATAGTTCTCAAGGCAGGATTTGAACCGTCTGATAAACTGGCCCGTGATATTCAGGAATATGTCAAGTCAGTTACAGCCCCCTATAAATATCCCCGGAAGATTGAATTTGTAAAAGAACTGCCAAAAACCATCTCAGGGAAGATTAAAAGAAAAGACCTTCGTGAGATTGAGATGAAGCGGTTTGAAGAAGAGCAGAAGAACGGAACCGGAAAATCCGTATAA
- a CDS encoding 4Fe-4S binding protein: MVARDRLAISKPREGACGNTGTWRVFRPVVDKGICNSCGMCAMYCPDGVINDDYEIDLVFCKGCGICAAECPKKAITMVREDNTTGN; encoded by the coding sequence TTGGTAGCCAGAGATAGACTTGCTATATCAAAGCCGCGTGAAGGTGCCTGTGGGAACACCGGAACCTGGAGGGTATTCAGACCAGTTGTTGATAAGGGAATCTGTAATTCCTGTGGGATGTGTGCAATGTACTGTCCAGATGGTGTTATCAATGATGACTATGAGATCGATCTGGTCTTCTGCAAGGGCTGCGGCATCTGTGCAGCTGAATGCCCGAAAAAAGCCATCACCATGGTGCGGGAAGATAACACAACTGGTAATTAA
- a CDS encoding 2-oxoacid:acceptor oxidoreductase family protein, with product MYEIRLHSRGGQGGVTAAKLMALASFRDGKYATAAPFYGAERRGAPIVSFIRIDDKPIKIYSQIHNPDLVVVLDPSILDLVNVFEGLKPEGKVLINAPKVPKKAEGYNVQHVDLTGIALKTNLIVAGSPILNTPVIGALAKMGLFSRESASAAIKEMFSDERNLKAALMAYEELM from the coding sequence ATGTATGAGATCAGACTTCATTCACGGGGCGGTCAGGGTGGTGTTACTGCAGCAAAACTGATGGCACTTGCCTCGTTCCGGGACGGCAAATATGCAACCGCCGCTCCGTTTTACGGTGCAGAACGCAGAGGAGCCCCGATTGTCTCATTCATCCGAATCGATGACAAGCCAATCAAGATATATTCCCAGATCCATAATCCGGACCTGGTTGTGGTGCTTGATCCTTCCATTCTTGATCTTGTCAATGTCTTTGAAGGACTCAAACCTGAAGGAAAGGTCCTGATAAATGCTCCGAAGGTTCCGAAAAAAGCAGAGGGATATAATGTGCAGCATGTGGATCTTACCGGCATTGCTCTTAAAACAAATTTAATCGTCGCCGGAAGTCCGATCCTGAACACGCCGGTAATAGGAGCACTTGCAAAAATGGGACTCTTTTCACGCGAATCCGCAAGTGCAGCAATAAAAGAGATGTTTTCAGATGAACGAAATCTGAAAGCTGCCCTGATGGCATATGAGGAGTTGATGTAA
- the porA gene encoding pyruvate ferredoxin oxidoreductase: MLTVSTGNNAVAAAVRQANPAVVAAYPITPQTEIVEQIANYVTNGSLKSKYIPVESEHSAMAACIGASITGVRTFTATSSHGLLYMHEMVNWAAGARLPIVMANVNRALGPGWNVWAEHTDALQARDTGWLQVYVATVQEAYDATIMAFRIAEDRRVYLPVMINLDGFALSHISQQLEENQIGDFIPPLVLDHAISTDAPAGYGCMTSSADYFKIRYDIERSMRDSVQVIRETEEAFATSFGRKYSWTEDYRCEDAEVLILAMGTLGKEAEVAVDILRNEGVKAGSMRVRWIRPFPDLDLGNRDLVVIDRNYSFGFGGILASSIRAKTGKECFNVIAGLGGQEVTYNDIAGFVRDRRIGEEFWFGVDA, translated from the coding sequence ATGCTAACAGTATCTACTGGGAATAATGCCGTTGCTGCAGCGGTCAGACAGGCAAATCCTGCTGTGGTTGCAGCATACCCGATCACCCCCCAAACCGAGATCGTTGAGCAGATTGCAAACTATGTGACAAACGGCAGCCTCAAATCCAAATATATTCCAGTAGAGAGTGAACACTCCGCCATGGCTGCCTGTATTGGTGCAAGCATCACCGGGGTGCGGACTTTTACTGCAACCAGTTCTCACGGTCTGTTATACATGCATGAGATGGTCAACTGGGCTGCTGGTGCACGCCTTCCTATCGTCATGGCAAACGTGAACCGGGCCCTTGGTCCGGGATGGAATGTCTGGGCAGAACATACTGATGCACTTCAGGCACGTGATACCGGGTGGCTCCAGGTGTATGTCGCAACCGTACAGGAAGCATATGACGCAACCATCATGGCATTCCGAATCGCAGAGGACCGGAGAGTCTACCTGCCGGTCATGATTAACCTTGACGGATTTGCTCTCTCACACATCTCACAGCAACTTGAAGAAAACCAGATCGGGGACTTCATACCGCCACTGGTTCTGGATCATGCTATCAGTACAGATGCACCTGCCGGGTACGGGTGTATGACCTCATCAGCTGACTATTTTAAGATCCGGTACGATATCGAACGGTCCATGCGGGACTCTGTGCAGGTAATCAGGGAGACCGAAGAGGCTTTCGCTACATCATTCGGAAGAAAATACTCCTGGACTGAAGATTACCGGTGTGAAGACGCAGAGGTTTTGATCCTGGCTATGGGAACGCTTGGAAAAGAGGCGGAAGTTGCTGTTGATATCCTTCGGAATGAGGGAGTAAAAGCAGGTTCAATGCGTGTCAGATGGATCCGACCCTTCCCTGACCTGGATCTCGGGAACCGTGACCTGGTGGTCATTGACCGGAACTACTCATTCGGGTTTGGTGGAATTCTTGCATCATCTATCCGGGCAAAAACCGGAAAAGAATGCTTTAATGTCATTGCCGGTCTTGGAGGACAGGAAGTCACGTATAATGACATCGCAGGATTTGTACGAGACAGACGGATCGGGGAAGAGTTCTGGTTTGGAGTTGATGCCTGA
- a CDS encoding thiamine pyrophosphate-dependent enzyme produces MTDKRVQIVMSGTSASEYICKCTSACAGCSSSLILRHVLKAAGPDTVLVVPACCTSVLQGVWPNTSFNIPVYNVAFAAAAAVASGMAAAFEAVGKNTNVIAYAGDGGTVDIGIQALSGALERDTNFLYICYDNEAYGNTGMQRSGSTPLGARTTTTPGGKTHAKKDLDRIIAAHHLPYMATACSAYPQDLVKKVQKALSIRGPKFMHILAPCPPGWRYDASQTIEIGKMAVKTGIWAMYEREYDTLTLSGPTKAAMIKPAPLEEYLKMQGRFSGMNDEKVKAIRGEMERNLRLLKAEAEGTC; encoded by the coding sequence ATGACAGACAAACGGGTACAGATTGTCATGTCAGGGACTTCTGCGAGCGAATATATCTGTAAATGTACCTCTGCATGTGCAGGGTGCAGCTCGTCCCTCATACTCAGACACGTGCTCAAGGCAGCCGGACCAGATACGGTTCTGGTAGTTCCTGCCTGCTGCACCAGTGTTCTGCAGGGGGTCTGGCCAAATACATCGTTTAACATACCGGTGTATAATGTTGCATTTGCTGCTGCTGCTGCGGTTGCATCAGGAATGGCTGCAGCATTTGAAGCAGTGGGGAAAAACACGAACGTCATCGCCTATGCAGGTGATGGTGGAACGGTGGATATTGGTATCCAGGCACTTTCAGGAGCATTGGAACGGGATACAAACTTCCTGTACATCTGTTATGATAATGAGGCATATGGAAACACCGGTATGCAGCGGTCAGGATCCACACCGCTTGGTGCACGGACTACCACGACCCCAGGTGGCAAAACCCATGCCAAGAAGGATCTTGACAGAATAATTGCAGCTCATCACCTGCCATATATGGCAACCGCTTGCAGTGCATACCCCCAGGATCTGGTGAAAAAGGTGCAAAAGGCCCTTTCTATCCGGGGACCAAAGTTCATGCATATTCTGGCTCCCTGTCCTCCCGGATGGAGGTATGATGCATCCCAGACCATTGAAATTGGGAAGATGGCAGTAAAGACCGGAATCTGGGCAATGTACGAACGTGAATATGATACGCTTACCTTAAGCGGTCCGACAAAGGCGGCAATGATAAAGCCTGCTCCGCTTGAAGAATACCTCAAGATGCAGGGACGGTTCTCCGGGATGAATGATGAGAAAGTAAAAGCCATACGGGGAGAGATGGAACGGAATTTGCGTCTGTTAAAAGCTGAAGCGGAGGGAACATGCTAA
- a CDS encoding YkgJ family cysteine cluster protein: protein MADPCNRCGKCCLHMRRYMLVERSIGDTQHFCHFTLTKQRFFARIGGEDLVRFRDSDRMKQYPDSCPFLRPGEDESFHCTIYSFRPDHCRRFFCA from the coding sequence ATGGCTGATCCCTGTAACCGGTGTGGCAAATGCTGCCTGCACATGAGACGATATATGCTGGTTGAACGAAGTATCGGGGATACCCAGCATTTTTGTCACTTTACCCTGACCAAGCAGCGGTTTTTTGCACGAATTGGAGGAGAGGATCTTGTCAGGTTTCGGGATAGTGACCGAATGAAACAGTACCCGGATTCCTGCCCATTTCTCCGGCCTGGTGAAGATGAATCATTCCATTGCACGATTTATTCATTCAGACCTGACCATTGCCGCAGATTTTTTTGTGCATAA
- the recQ gene encoding DNA helicase RecQ — MKGPLPEDVLHRWFGYRTFRPGQKEIITQVLNGRDVLAVIATGGGKSLCYQIPALIREGTGIVLSPLIALMKDQVDCLAESGIPAAFLNSTQDIKDKRSVEDAIRTGTLKLLYISPERLVQPAFLEFLKSIQISLFAIDEAHCISQWGHEFRPEYRQLSIIRKTFEDVPIIALTATATPSVRTDIINELSLSDPAVFIGSFNRENLIYRIEKKEDGEQQLVHFLQGHPNESGIIYCFSKRQVTDLAKLLQKNRFSALPYHADLPKSVRHETQDRFLRDEVRIIVATVAFGMGINKPDVRFVVHYDLPKNLEHYYQETGRAGRDGDPAECLLLYSRGDFRKIEYLIEQMADGTERQVGLRKLHEMVGYCESRACRRAVLLTYFGESWDKPSCGNCDSCHSGRKTIDGRDILATISTCMEELRDDYGVSYIADILSGTIDDKVISRGHDTSSCFGSGKPHRRGMWVYWIRELISCGYLSRYGSRYPVVRKNPRTRDALAGKIPVRIGEPEFQAVLTDESVGSEPTPAENNLYEILRDVRKLLADEHDMPPFRIFPNKTLREMARVRPRNPDDLRHVYGVGERRLEQYGQPFLEAINAYTRHEVANG, encoded by the coding sequence ATGAAAGGTCCTCTTCCGGAAGATGTTCTCCACAGATGGTTCGGGTACCGAACATTTCGGCCCGGTCAAAAGGAGATAATCACCCAGGTACTCAATGGCAGGGATGTCCTTGCGGTGATCGCAACCGGTGGAGGTAAGTCACTGTGCTATCAGATCCCGGCTCTCATCAGGGAGGGAACCGGAATTGTGTTATCTCCTCTGATTGCCCTTATGAAAGATCAGGTAGACTGTCTTGCTGAGTCCGGAATACCTGCAGCATTTTTAAACAGTACCCAGGATATCAAAGATAAACGCAGTGTTGAAGATGCCATCCGAACAGGAACCTTAAAATTATTATATATATCTCCTGAACGTCTGGTCCAGCCGGCATTTCTTGAGTTCCTCAAATCCATTCAGATCAGTCTTTTTGCGATAGATGAAGCCCATTGTATATCACAGTGGGGTCATGAATTCAGGCCGGAGTATCGACAGCTTTCAATTATTCGAAAAACCTTTGAAGATGTCCCGATAATCGCCCTGACAGCAACCGCAACACCGTCAGTCCGTACAGATATTATCAATGAACTCAGTCTTTCTGACCCGGCGGTTTTTATTGGCTCTTTTAACCGTGAGAACCTGATCTACCGGATTGAAAAGAAAGAAGACGGTGAACAGCAACTTGTCCATTTCCTGCAGGGTCACCCAAACGAATCCGGAATTATCTATTGCTTTTCAAAACGTCAGGTGACTGATCTGGCAAAACTGCTTCAGAAGAATAGGTTTTCAGCACTTCCCTACCATGCTGATCTTCCAAAATCTGTCAGGCATGAAACCCAGGACCGGTTTCTCAGGGATGAAGTCAGGATAATTGTCGCAACCGTCGCATTCGGAATGGGAATTAATAAACCGGATGTCAGGTTTGTAGTTCATTATGACCTTCCAAAAAACCTTGAGCACTATTACCAGGAGACCGGACGTGCAGGACGTGATGGAGATCCTGCTGAATGTCTTCTTCTTTACTCGAGGGGAGATTTCAGAAAGATAGAGTATCTTATCGAACAGATGGCAGATGGAACAGAACGGCAGGTAGGTCTTCGAAAACTTCACGAAATGGTCGGGTATTGTGAGTCACGGGCCTGTCGCCGGGCTGTATTGCTGACATATTTTGGAGAATCGTGGGACAAACCATCATGCGGGAACTGTGATTCCTGCCATTCCGGGCGGAAAACAATAGACGGAAGAGATATCCTGGCAACCATTTCTACCTGCATGGAAGAGCTCAGAGATGATTACGGTGTCTCATATATTGCTGACATTCTTTCCGGAACTATTGATGACAAGGTGATAAGTAGAGGGCATGATACCTCTTCCTGTTTCGGGTCTGGGAAACCTCACCGGAGAGGCATGTGGGTATACTGGATTCGAGAACTCATTTCCTGTGGGTATCTGTCACGGTATGGTTCCCGGTATCCAGTTGTCAGAAAAAATCCCCGGACTCGTGATGCTCTTGCTGGAAAAATTCCGGTCAGAATTGGTGAGCCTGAATTTCAGGCGGTGCTTACTGATGAATCGGTGGGAAGCGAGCCGACTCCTGCGGAGAATAATTTGTATGAGATCTTAAGAGATGTCAGAAAATTGCTTGCTGATGAGCATGATATGCCTCCATTCAGGATCTTTCCAAATAAGACCTTACGGGAGATGGCCAGAGTCAGACCCAGAAATCCTGATGATCTGCGCCATGTATATGGTGTCGGTGAACGCCGTCTCGAGCAGTATGGTCAGCCGTTCCTTGAGGCAATAAACGCGTATACCAGACATGAGGTGGCGAATGGCTGA
- a CDS encoding chemotaxis protein CheW, with protein MGTFLVDYQSHDEPVEKVPEITNQAVKKIRAGSKGVGNLQVVEFILGNELFAIDLFETREVINYTEITPLPNTPSFIKGIIDLRGIITTIIDLKEMMNITREADGKKKSRIIVLDATVSEKMIGVLVDDVLAVSTYTEEDIDKDTHASKSSDRDILGIIRKKVKTGDRDKSDLIIWLDIKTMIHKVEQDL; from the coding sequence ATGGGGACATTTCTTGTAGACTATCAAAGCCATGATGAACCAGTGGAAAAAGTACCGGAAATTACAAACCAGGCGGTCAAAAAGATCAGGGCTGGTTCAAAAGGGGTGGGGAATCTTCAGGTTGTCGAATTTATTCTCGGAAATGAATTATTTGCTATAGACCTGTTTGAAACCAGGGAAGTTATCAATTATACTGAAATTACTCCTCTTCCCAATACTCCTTCATTTATCAAAGGAATTATCGATCTGCGTGGAATCATCACAACCATCATCGATCTTAAAGAGATGATGAACATTACCCGGGAGGCAGATGGAAAGAAAAAATCCCGGATTATCGTTCTTGATGCAACAGTTTCGGAGAAGATGATCGGGGTTTTAGTTGATGATGTCCTGGCCGTCTCAACATACACAGAGGAAGATATCGATAAGGATACCCATGCATCAAAGAGCAGTGATCGTGATATCCTTGGTATCATCCGGAAAAAAGTGAAAACCGGTGACCGTGATAAAAGTGATCTGATCATCTGGCTTGATATCAAAACCATGATTCACAAGGTCGAGCAGGATCTGTAA
- the truA gene encoding tRNA pseudouridine(38-40) synthase TruA: MAEDPGQTSQVRLAFQIGYIGTAFFGSQYQPDRRTIEGEIEAACIRAGIITNRQESRLALSGRTDRGVHARCQILALSTSNPDRAIRAINGQLPPDIWVTSWSYAPETFYPRYDVINRTYRFYFSQVPSDIDAMKDVAPLFLGKHDFTCFARIEPGKTPEKTIDAVEISYDESGLWLEITAQSFLWHMVRCIASSLIQVSEGTLSRSGLEKYLSGACKNKIKPAPPDGLILWDVKTDLDWQEMNVPGFKTRRLQNQAEELLLLGKVYSLLVP, from the coding sequence ATGGCGGAAGATCCGGGGCAGACTTCACAAGTAAGGCTGGCATTTCAGATTGGATATATCGGGACCGCCTTCTTTGGTTCACAATACCAGCCAGACAGGCGGACCATAGAAGGAGAGATTGAAGCGGCCTGTATCAGGGCAGGAATAATTACAAACCGGCAGGAATCCCGGCTTGCCCTGTCTGGGAGAACAGACCGGGGAGTGCATGCCAGGTGTCAGATACTTGCATTGTCAACATCCAACCCAGACCGGGCCATCAGGGCTATAAATGGTCAGCTCCCTCCGGATATCTGGGTGACATCATGGAGTTATGCACCGGAAACGTTCTATCCGAGGTATGATGTTATCAACCGGACATACCGGTTTTACTTTTCACAGGTTCCTTCAGACATTGATGCAATGAAGGATGTTGCTCCCCTTTTTCTCGGAAAACATGATTTTACCTGTTTTGCCCGGATAGAGCCAGGAAAAACACCTGAAAAGACAATCGATGCTGTTGAGATATCGTACGATGAATCCGGATTATGGCTTGAGATTACTGCACAGAGCTTTTTATGGCATATGGTCAGGTGCATTGCTTCATCATTAATACAGGTATCAGAAGGCACCCTATCACGATCAGGTCTAGAGAAGTACCTCTCCGGTGCATGCAAAAATAAGATAAAACCAGCTCCCCCTGATGGATTGATCCTCTGGGATGTGAAAACAGATCTTGACTGGCAGGAGATGAATGTGCCCGGTTTCAAAACGAGAAGATTACAAAACCAGGCAGAAGAACTGTTGCTGCTTGGAAAGGTCTATTCTCTCCTGGTTCCCTGA
- a CDS encoding CehA/McbA family metallohydrolase: MLTADLHIHTSCSKDGESSVAQVLATAAAVGIDVIAITDHDTMDGYQIAREIASEVLVIPGVEVSTKDGHLIALGVTTAPEPGMPVLDTITKVHQAGGVTILPHPFHRYRHGAALKCFEAFGAADAIEVYNSRYVIPHANQRAMRLARKMGKPAVAGSDAHNARFIGYGRTLIDAEKDIGSILNAIRDGKTQPAGRKTPVRIYTKQSLRNSWRKIRGRLHK, encoded by the coding sequence ATGCTCACAGCCGATCTCCATATTCATACTTCCTGTTCTAAAGACGGGGAGAGTTCAGTAGCACAGGTTCTTGCCACCGCTGCAGCGGTTGGAATAGATGTCATCGCAATCACGGACCATGACACCATGGACGGGTACCAGATAGCCAGGGAAATCGCTTCTGAGGTTCTGGTAATTCCTGGTGTTGAAGTGTCAACAAAAGACGGACATCTAATAGCGCTTGGAGTTACAACTGCTCCAGAACCAGGTATGCCAGTCCTGGATACCATAACAAAAGTGCATCAGGCCGGTGGAGTTACCATTCTGCCCCATCCATTCCACCGGTACAGGCATGGTGCAGCCCTGAAATGTTTTGAAGCATTTGGTGCTGCTGATGCAATAGAAGTATACAACAGCCGGTATGTCATTCCCCATGCAAACCAGCGGGCGATGCGGCTTGCACGCAAGATGGGAAAACCTGCAGTTGCCGGTAGTGATGCCCATAATGCCAGGTTTATCGGGTATGGAAGAACCCTGATAGATGCTGAGAAAGATATCGGATCCATCCTCAATGCAATCAGGGATGGAAAAACACAGCCGGCAGGAAGAAAAACTCCGGTCAGAATTTATACCAAACAGTCATTGCGGAATTCATGGCGGAAGATCCGGGGCAGACTTCACAAGTAA